One window of Syntrophobacterales bacterium genomic DNA carries:
- a CDS encoding GerMN domain-containing protein, whose protein sequence is MRKPISKKRLIVTACILIALFGGSLLAFHMFTKKIDLEKQPVSVQKEVLVLFCPNVEGMLKKKSLEIDNDLSERAKAEMIIAELKKANAVPDALSVRDVATGSEGVVYLNLSHNIKNEEMSTAQGITALYSIINSLLSNFKNSKQVQLLVEGQVFHTVNGVLYTYDPIEFNNNIVEE, encoded by the coding sequence ATGCGAAAACCGATATCTAAAAAGAGACTTATTGTTACGGCGTGTATTCTTATTGCCCTTTTTGGAGGCAGTCTCCTAGCGTTTCACATGTTTACAAAGAAGATCGACTTGGAAAAACAACCGGTCTCTGTTCAAAAGGAGGTTTTGGTCCTGTTCTGTCCGAACGTCGAGGGGATGCTCAAGAAAAAAAGTTTGGAAATAGACAATGACCTGTCGGAAAGAGCTAAGGCCGAAATGATCATTGCAGAGCTTAAAAAGGCGAACGCGGTACCAGATGCACTGTCGGTTCGCGATGTGGCCACAGGCTCGGAAGGGGTCGTCTATCTCAACCTGTCCCATAATATCAAAAACGAGGAAATGAGCACAGCGCAGGGGATCACTGCACTTTATTCTATTATAAATTCACTCCTCTCGAATTTCAAAAACTCGAAACAAGTCCAGCTCCTTGTGGAGGGGCAGGTGTTCCATACAGTAAACGGCGTGCTCTACACTTACGACCCGATCGAATTCAACAACAACATAGTGGAGGAATAA
- a CDS encoding TatD family hydrolase has protein sequence MYIDSHCHLEIEKFDKDRDQVISKSLAEGLIYILTVGTEEQYFGKVVELVDMYPEIYGAVGIHPHNAKDYTDQMAEKLRVTLTHPKIVALGEIGLDFFKNHSPRSAQLKTFEGQMELACREKIPVIIHSRSAQQETLTVLKKFVEGLPAGGVIHCFSYDLHAAKEFLDLGFFLSIPGTITYTKNTSLIDAAKYIPLDRILIETDAPFLAPVPHRGKRNLPHLVKIIAESVAQIKNMTVEDLSFNVRRNFETLFLPGSKEAPH, from the coding sequence ATGTATATTGATTCGCATTGCCATCTGGAGATTGAAAAGTTTGACAAAGACAGAGATCAGGTAATTTCAAAAAGCCTGGCAGAGGGCCTCATCTATATACTTACAGTCGGCACTGAAGAACAGTACTTCGGGAAAGTAGTTGAGCTGGTGGATATGTATCCCGAAATATACGGGGCTGTCGGAATTCATCCTCACAATGCCAAAGATTATACAGATCAAATGGCCGAAAAACTGCGCGTCACCCTAACGCATCCGAAAATTGTTGCCTTAGGTGAGATCGGTCTTGATTTCTTCAAAAATCACTCTCCAAGGTCCGCGCAATTGAAAACCTTTGAAGGGCAAATGGAACTGGCATGCAGGGAAAAAATTCCTGTAATCATACATTCGCGAAGCGCTCAGCAAGAGACACTCACGGTTTTGAAAAAATTTGTGGAAGGTTTGCCTGCAGGCGGAGTTATCCACTGTTTTTCATACGATCTCCATGCGGCAAAGGAATTCTTGGACTTGGGGTTCTTCCTTTCTATTCCGGGAACGATAACATATACAAAAAATACTTCCCTGATTGATGCGGCGAAATATATCCCCTTGGATAGAATACTCATAGAGACGGATGCACCATTTCTTGCTCCGGTACCTCACAGAGGCAAGAGAAATCTCCCGCACTTAGTGAAAATCATCGCTGAATCAGTAGCGCAAATTAAAAACATGACTGTGGAGGATTTATCATTCAATGTCCGGCGCAATTTTGAAACACTTTTTCTACCTGGCTCAAAGGAGGCGCCACATTGA
- the secF gene encoding protein translocase subunit SecF, translating to MEFREILKNTNLDFIGIRNKTFAISAVLLCLGLVAFVMISFGKANMSIDFTGGTSLQIKFADVVSIGDLRDALTDGGLRDVQIQEVSGTGEFLVKTKMTDTEKEKVQDIVGQVISTKLTGKKYEILGSNMVGSSVGKTLKKNAIIAVVISLIGIIIYIAWRFTYVFGLAAAIATFHDVIVMLGIFWALGEEMNILFITALLTIAGYSLTDTVVVFDRIRENMAKMKSKSDLGAVINVSINEVLSRTIVTSLTVLLVLAALLVLGGKVLFEFSLALVIGVIIGTYSSIFVASPLVFLLRNKVR from the coding sequence ATGGAGTTCAGGGAGATCCTAAAGAATACAAATTTAGATTTTATCGGCATCAGAAATAAAACCTTCGCCATTTCAGCGGTTTTGTTATGTCTCGGTCTTGTAGCTTTTGTGATGATATCCTTCGGTAAGGCTAATATGAGTATTGATTTCACAGGGGGAACCAGTCTGCAGATAAAATTTGCTGATGTCGTAAGTATAGGCGATCTGAGGGATGCCCTGACCGACGGAGGTTTGCGTGACGTGCAAATACAGGAAGTGAGCGGGACTGGAGAATTTCTTGTAAAAACAAAAATGACCGACACGGAAAAAGAAAAAGTACAGGACATTGTCGGACAGGTTATTTCCACCAAACTGACGGGAAAGAAATATGAGATCCTCGGAAGCAACATGGTTGGTTCGTCAGTTGGGAAGACGCTGAAAAAGAATGCCATTATCGCAGTAGTAATCTCTCTGATAGGCATAATTATCTATATTGCATGGAGATTCACCTATGTGTTCGGGTTGGCGGCGGCTATCGCCACATTCCACGACGTGATTGTCATGCTCGGTATTTTTTGGGCTCTGGGTGAGGAGATGAATATCCTTTTTATTACCGCGCTCCTGACAATTGCCGGTTATTCGCTTACCGACACGGTTGTGGTTTTCGACAGGATCAGAGAGAATATGGCGAAAATGAAATCTAAGTCCGATCTGGGAGCAGTGATAAATGTGAGTATAAATGAGGTCTTGAGCAGGACTATTGTAACCTCCCTAACCGTGTTGCTTGTTTTGGCCGCCCTCCTTGTCCTTGGTGGAAAGGTGCTTTTTGAATTTTCATTGGCGCTCGTCATTGGTGTCATTATAGGTACATACTCGTCAATTTTTGTGGCTAGTCCCCTCGTTTTTCTATTGAGAAATAAGGTCCGTTGA
- a CDS encoding tyrosine-type recombinase/integrase: MDKHTVRVLSKEFYRYLNVEKGVAFNTERAYRGDIDDFVSFVEKGSFGVVDHHVIRAYIVSIYKGLKKSSLSRKVSSIKVFFRFLKKKGYIEENTALVIKNPRIEKHLPKFYTIDEMFHFLDYLPRDGWINLRNRAIFELMYSTGMRAQEALNTNVEDLHMDGMWVKAKGKGGKERIIPFGEKARDAVNEYVAEMRRVRKDLTKGPFFVNVRGYRLSYRGLLKIMKKHQLHAHLFKNLALHGVRHSFATHMLDNGADLRAIQELLGHSKLSTTQKYTHISMEKLMEIYDKSHPRR; encoded by the coding sequence ATGGATAAACATACGGTAAGGGTGTTGTCCAAGGAGTTTTACAGATATCTGAACGTTGAAAAGGGCGTGGCGTTCAATACTGAAAGGGCGTACAGAGGAGACATAGACGACTTTGTTTCTTTTGTGGAGAAAGGCTCCTTTGGAGTGGTGGACCACCATGTGATACGGGCCTATATCGTAAGCATATACAAGGGACTAAAGAAATCCTCTCTTTCGAGAAAGGTGTCATCAATAAAAGTATTCTTCAGGTTTCTGAAGAAAAAGGGATACATCGAGGAGAATACGGCGCTGGTAATCAAAAATCCTAGGATAGAGAAACATCTTCCGAAGTTCTATACTATTGACGAAATGTTTCACTTCCTTGACTATTTGCCCAGAGACGGGTGGATAAACTTAAGGAACAGGGCTATATTTGAACTTATGTATTCGACAGGCATGAGGGCTCAGGAAGCGCTTAACACGAATGTTGAAGATTTGCATATGGATGGAATGTGGGTAAAGGCCAAGGGAAAGGGCGGTAAGGAGCGAATAATTCCCTTCGGGGAAAAGGCCCGAGATGCCGTTAACGAATATGTGGCGGAAATGAGAAGGGTACGGAAGGATCTTACAAAGGGCCCCTTTTTTGTAAACGTGAGAGGATATCGGCTTTCTTATAGGGGACTTTTGAAAATTATGAAGAAACACCAGTTGCATGCCCATCTTTTCAAAAACCTTGCACTTCACGGGGTGCGTCATTCTTTTGCAACTCATATGCTCGACAATGGGGCAGACCTCCGGGCCATACAGGAGTTGCTCGGTCACTCGAAACTTTCGACGACCCAGAAGTACACTCACATCTCCATGGAAAAGCTAATGGAGATTTACGACAAATCTCATCCAAGAAGGTAA
- the argB gene encoding acetylglutamate kinase produces the protein MREKVETILEALPYIKKFSGTTFVIKYGGAAMEEESLKKEFAKDVVLLKYVGINPIIVHGGGPEIGRLLKDLKIPSSFIDGLRVTDDKTLEIAEMVLSGHVNKEIVKNINDMGGKAIGLSGKDGRLLVAKQVENKEIGFVGEIVDVGVDILKNISRHGYIPVVAPIADGVDGHSYNVNADSAAGSIAKAMSADKFILLTDVEGVLDGEGRLFSTLKEKEVDRLIENKTVTGGMIPKVMCCVDAIRGGVRETHVVDGRVAHAILLEIFTDSGVGTEIIGGA, from the coding sequence ATGAGAGAAAAAGTTGAGACCATTCTCGAAGCGTTGCCATATATTAAAAAGTTTTCGGGTACCACGTTCGTGATCAAGTACGGTGGGGCCGCAATGGAAGAAGAGAGTCTAAAGAAAGAGTTTGCCAAAGATGTGGTCCTTCTCAAATACGTTGGGATCAACCCGATTATCGTCCACGGAGGCGGACCGGAGATAGGCAGGCTACTCAAGGATCTTAAAATCCCTTCTAGTTTTATCGACGGCCTTCGCGTGACGGACGACAAGACCCTGGAAATTGCGGAAATGGTCCTATCGGGTCATGTCAATAAAGAGATTGTTAAAAATATCAATGATATGGGAGGGAAAGCGATAGGGCTTTCCGGTAAAGACGGACGGCTTCTTGTCGCAAAGCAAGTGGAAAACAAGGAGATCGGTTTTGTTGGCGAGATAGTAGATGTGGGCGTCGATATCCTGAAGAATATTAGTAGGCACGGATACATCCCGGTCGTGGCGCCTATCGCGGACGGAGTGGACGGCCATTCATACAATGTGAACGCCGACTCTGCGGCAGGAAGCATCGCGAAGGCAATGTCGGCGGATAAGTTTATACTGCTTACCGATGTGGAGGGTGTGCTCGACGGAGAAGGGAGGCTTTTTTCGACCCTGAAAGAGAAAGAAGTGGACAGACTAATTGAGAACAAGACTGTCACAGGAGGCATGATCCCCAAGGTGATGTGTTGTGTTGATGCAATTCGGGGAGGAGTACGGGAGACCCATGTGGTGGACGGCAGAGTTGCCCATGCCATTCTACTTGAGATATTTACTGATTCCGGTGTCGGCACCGAGATCATAGGAGGAGCCTGA
- the argF gene encoding ornithine carbamoyltransferase: MRPKRDFTKLLDINKEECRYLLERSAFLKEQRRQGKEFKPLKGKSLAMIFEKASTRTRISFEIGMWELGGYAVFLTSQETQIGRGEPVRDTARVLSRYVDAVMIRTYGQALVDELARWATVPLINGLSDLYHPCQILSDLLTIQELKGRLDNVKIAYIGDGNNVANSWLEASILLGLRLSVATPEFYGPNETLLEEAERNEKFVYTHDPREAADGADIVYTDVWVSMGQEGEHEERMATFAPFRIDGEIMKEANESAVVMHCLPAHRNKEVSDRIFEANQEIIFRQAENRLHAQKALLEWLMSGDK, encoded by the coding sequence ATGCGACCAAAGCGTGATTTTACAAAACTACTTGATATCAATAAGGAAGAATGCCGTTATTTGCTGGAGCGCTCGGCGTTTTTGAAGGAGCAGAGAAGGCAAGGTAAGGAGTTTAAGCCACTTAAGGGCAAGAGTCTTGCCATGATCTTTGAGAAGGCCTCCACTAGGACTAGGATTTCTTTTGAAATCGGTATGTGGGAGTTGGGAGGATATGCGGTATTTCTGACCTCCCAGGAGACCCAGATAGGGAGAGGAGAGCCTGTAAGGGATACGGCGAGGGTACTTAGTAGATATGTGGATGCTGTGATGATAAGGACCTACGGCCAGGCACTTGTAGATGAGCTTGCCCGATGGGCGACGGTACCCCTTATTAACGGCCTTTCAGACCTTTATCACCCGTGTCAGATACTTTCTGACCTGCTCACCATCCAAGAATTAAAAGGAAGACTTGATAACGTAAAGATCGCCTATATCGGTGACGGTAACAATGTCGCAAATTCGTGGCTGGAGGCATCAATCCTCCTTGGTCTCAGGCTGTCAGTGGCCACACCGGAGTTTTATGGTCCGAACGAGACCTTGCTTGAGGAAGCCGAGAGGAATGAAAAATTCGTTTACACGCACGACCCTCGTGAGGCGGCCGATGGAGCCGATATTGTCTATACGGACGTATGGGTCAGTATGGGGCAGGAGGGAGAGCATGAGGAGCGAATGGCGACTTTTGCTCCGTTCAGGATTGACGGAGAAATCATGAAGGAAGCGAACGAGAGCGCAGTAGTCATGCACTGTCTGCCCGCTCACAGAAATAAAGAGGTGTCAGACCGGATATTCGAAGCGAACCAGGAGATTATCTTTAGACAGGCGGAGAACAGGCTCCACGCGCAGAAGGCTCTCTTGGAATGGCTCATGTCGGGAGATAAATAA
- the serS gene encoding serine--tRNA ligase yields MIDPKIIREKTDMVNQALKDRGATFDMDNLLLIDGKRRSLIQESEKLKNSKNALSGEIARLRKTGDAATEKIEHLRTIGKNIEDLEKELKTVEEQWDNMVLLLPNIPHESVPMGTSDDNNPVVKTWGHKPTFDFTPLAHWDLGKKLDILDFKRAAKITGSRFTLYKSFGALLERALINFMLDIHTIEHSYTEILPPFIVNREAMTGTGQLPKFEEELFKLEGVDYFLVPTAEVPVTNIHNNEILREEDLPIKYVAYTPCFRKEAGAHGKDTRGLTRQHQFNKVELVKFSLPDNSYDELEKLLLDAEDILKRLNIHYRVSALCTGDLGFSSSKTYDIEVWLPGQDIYREISSCSNFDNFQSRRAKIRYRKGSGKIDLVHTLNGSGLAIGRTVMAVMENYQCPDGSITVPEVLRPYMHGITKFPV; encoded by the coding sequence ATGATCGATCCAAAGATAATCCGAGAGAAAACCGATATGGTCAACCAGGCCCTAAAGGACCGAGGTGCGACTTTCGATATGGACAATCTGCTTTTGATCGACGGTAAACGCAGATCCCTCATACAGGAAAGTGAAAAATTGAAAAATTCGAAAAATGCGCTCTCCGGCGAGATAGCGAGATTGAGAAAAACGGGAGACGCTGCGACGGAAAAGATTGAACATCTGAGAACCATTGGGAAAAACATAGAAGATCTGGAAAAAGAATTAAAAACAGTGGAAGAACAGTGGGATAACATGGTCCTTCTGCTGCCTAATATTCCTCACGAAAGCGTTCCCATGGGAACGAGCGATGATAACAATCCGGTTGTCAAGACCTGGGGTCATAAGCCTACTTTTGACTTTACACCCCTCGCCCATTGGGATCTTGGCAAAAAACTTGATATTCTGGATTTCAAAAGAGCGGCTAAGATCACGGGTTCAAGGTTTACCCTGTATAAATCTTTCGGTGCACTCCTTGAGAGAGCATTAATCAACTTCATGCTGGATATTCACACAATAGAACATTCCTACACCGAAATTCTTCCGCCTTTTATAGTGAATCGTGAGGCAATGACAGGTACCGGCCAGCTCCCAAAATTTGAGGAAGAGCTTTTCAAGCTTGAAGGGGTGGACTATTTTCTTGTTCCTACAGCTGAGGTACCCGTCACGAATATTCATAACAATGAGATACTTAGAGAGGAAGATTTGCCCATAAAGTATGTGGCTTACACTCCTTGCTTCAGAAAAGAAGCGGGAGCTCACGGGAAAGATACAAGGGGGCTTACGAGACAGCACCAGTTCAACAAGGTGGAGTTGGTAAAATTTTCTCTTCCCGACAACTCCTATGATGAACTAGAGAAGCTTCTTCTTGACGCAGAGGATATCCTTAAGCGTCTCAATATACATTACAGGGTTTCGGCGCTCTGCACCGGTGATCTGGGATTTTCTTCGTCAAAGACTTATGATATTGAAGTGTGGCTGCCAGGACAGGACATTTACCGGGAGATATCCTCATGCAGCAATTTCGATAACTTCCAGTCCAGAAGAGCGAAAATCAGATACAGAAAAGGGTCCGGTAAGATTGACCTCGTTCATACTTTAAATGGTTCGGGTCTTGCCATTGGCAGGACCGTAATGGCCGTAATGGAAAATTATCAGTGTCCCGACGGCTCAATTACGGTGCCAGAAGTCTTGAGGCCTTATATGCACGGGATAACTAAGTTTCCTGTGTAG
- a CDS encoding aspartate aminotransferase family protein: protein MHKELMVKASEYIANTYSRYPIVATKGEGCWLWDIDGRRYLDFLAGIAVCNLGHARKEVVEGLAIQAMKLFHTSNLFYTEPQIKAAKLLVENSFGDKVFFCNSGAEANEAAIKLARRYSWKKYGEGRYEIIVMENSFHGRTMCSLSATGQTKFHEGFSPMLPGFIHVPFNSIEAVEQALGDKTCAVMLEPIQAEGGVYSANKEYISALRQLTKEKDILMILDEVQTGMGRTGKFFGYEHYGIEPDIMSLAKALGNGFPVGAITAKNEVMNAFEPGTHASTFGGNPLACAAVTATINTLIDEGVIRNCEEMGRYLCEGLISLKTKFQFIKEIRGMGLILGVELDINGDAVQKEFMKEGIILNCTKGKILRLVPPLIVKKEDIDLFLETADRIFSKQLRVDKDRE, encoded by the coding sequence ATGCACAAGGAATTAATGGTTAAGGCTTCAGAGTACATTGCGAATACGTATAGTCGGTACCCCATAGTGGCGACAAAAGGAGAGGGTTGCTGGCTCTGGGATATAGATGGCAGAAGGTACCTCGATTTTTTAGCAGGCATTGCAGTATGTAACCTTGGCCACGCCAGGAAGGAGGTGGTTGAGGGCTTGGCAATTCAGGCAATGAAGCTTTTTCATACTTCAAACCTTTTTTATACTGAACCACAGATAAAGGCGGCAAAGCTCCTTGTGGAGAATTCGTTCGGGGACAAGGTATTTTTCTGCAACAGCGGCGCGGAAGCCAACGAGGCCGCTATAAAACTCGCAAGAAGATACTCGTGGAAGAAGTATGGCGAAGGCAGATACGAGATTATCGTCATGGAGAACTCGTTCCACGGGAGGACCATGTGCAGTCTTTCGGCTACAGGACAGACTAAATTCCACGAAGGGTTTTCTCCTATGTTGCCCGGGTTCATCCATGTGCCCTTTAACAGCATAGAAGCCGTGGAGCAGGCATTAGGGGACAAAACGTGTGCTGTGATGCTTGAGCCCATACAGGCCGAAGGAGGCGTCTATTCGGCGAACAAAGAATACATATCTGCGTTAAGGCAGTTGACCAAGGAAAAAGACATACTCATGATTCTCGACGAAGTCCAGACTGGTATGGGAAGAACGGGCAAATTCTTCGGCTATGAACATTACGGTATTGAGCCTGATATTATGAGCCTCGCCAAGGCGCTGGGCAACGGGTTTCCCGTGGGCGCCATCACGGCAAAAAATGAGGTAATGAATGCATTTGAACCTGGGACTCATGCGTCGACCTTTGGTGGGAACCCTCTGGCATGTGCAGCTGTCACAGCTACCATTAATACGTTGATTGATGAGGGCGTGATCAGGAATTGTGAGGAGATGGGTAGATATCTCTGTGAGGGGCTCATTTCCCTCAAGACAAAGTTCCAGTTTATAAAGGAAATACGCGGCATGGGGCTCATTTTGGGGGTGGAACTCGACATCAATGGAGATGCGGTCCAGAAAGAGTTTATGAAAGAAGGTATTATCCTCAATTGTACGAAAGGAAAAATCCTGCGTTTAGTACCCCCACTAATAGTAAAGAAAGAGGACATTGATCTTTTTCTTGAGACGGCTGATCGCATCTTTTCCAAACAGCTAAGAGTCGATAAGGATAGAGAATAG
- the hslU gene encoding ATP-dependent protease ATPase subunit HslU yields MKILTPKEIMEQLNRFIIGQNKAKKAVSIALRNRWRRQMIPKELRDEVAPKNIIMIGPTGVGKTEIARRLAKLANAPFLKIEATKFTEVGYVGRDVESMIRDLTELSINMVKKEEHEQVLEKAKVMAEDRVLDLLLPQKRASRASKEEEPADQSRLKIRNQFRAGKFDDKFVELEVPDKALPIIEIFSAQGLEEMDMQIRDMFGNILPKKTKKRKIKVKEAYDLLIQEESKKLIDMDKVVQDAIERVEQSGIIFLDELDKIASRDHTHGPDVSREGVQRDILPIVEGTTVTTKYGMVKTDHVLFIAAGAFHMSKPSDLIPELQGRFPIRVELDPLNKDDFFRIITEPDNALLKQYKALLATENIKLEFEKKAIEEITDIAQKINEMTENIGARRLYTVMEKLLEDISFSAPDTKEEKIVITKAYVREKLGEFLEKDDLSRYIL; encoded by the coding sequence ATGAAGATACTGACCCCTAAAGAGATCATGGAGCAGCTAAACAGGTTTATTATAGGGCAGAATAAAGCAAAAAAAGCCGTGTCCATAGCCTTAAGGAACAGATGGAGACGGCAGATGATACCAAAGGAACTGAGAGACGAGGTAGCCCCGAAGAACATCATTATGATAGGCCCCACAGGGGTGGGAAAGACAGAGATCGCTAGGCGGCTCGCGAAACTCGCAAACGCGCCATTCCTCAAAATTGAGGCCACTAAATTCACGGAAGTAGGATATGTGGGGCGTGACGTGGAATCTATGATAAGGGACCTTACGGAGCTCTCGATAAATATGGTAAAAAAAGAGGAACACGAACAGGTCCTGGAAAAAGCCAAGGTGATGGCGGAGGACAGGGTGCTTGATCTTCTCCTGCCTCAGAAAAGAGCGAGCCGTGCGTCAAAGGAGGAGGAACCGGCGGATCAGTCGAGACTGAAAATAAGGAACCAGTTCAGGGCCGGTAAGTTTGATGATAAATTTGTAGAACTTGAAGTACCGGACAAAGCGCTTCCGATAATCGAGATTTTTTCAGCCCAGGGTCTTGAAGAGATGGATATGCAGATCAGAGATATGTTCGGCAATATCCTTCCGAAGAAGACGAAGAAACGAAAGATCAAAGTGAAAGAGGCTTATGACTTGCTGATCCAGGAAGAGTCGAAGAAGCTCATTGATATGGACAAAGTCGTCCAAGACGCTATTGAAAGGGTGGAACAGTCTGGTATTATTTTTCTTGACGAGCTTGACAAGATCGCCAGCAGAGACCATACGCACGGCCCTGATGTTTCAAGGGAAGGGGTGCAGCGCGATATTCTTCCCATCGTGGAAGGGACAACGGTTACCACCAAGTACGGCATGGTGAAGACGGACCATGTGCTCTTCATCGCCGCGGGGGCGTTCCATATGTCAAAGCCTTCGGATCTTATCCCAGAGCTGCAGGGTCGATTCCCGATCCGGGTTGAGCTTGACCCCTTAAACAAGGACGATTTCTTCAGGATTATTACCGAGCCGGACAATGCCCTTCTTAAGCAGTACAAGGCACTCCTTGCGACGGAGAACATAAAACTGGAGTTTGAGAAGAAGGCTATAGAGGAAATTACCGACATTGCACAGAAGATTAATGAAATGACGGAAAATATAGGCGCCCGAAGGCTCTACACTGTCATGGAGAAGCTGCTTGAAGATATATCGTTTTCTGCTCCCGATACGAAAGAAGAGAAAATTGTCATAACAAAGGCCTATGTGAGGGAAAAACTTGGAGAATTCCTTGAAAAAGACGATCTGAGCAGGTACATACTATGA
- a CDS encoding cysteine hydrolase has product MKPAVIIVDMLEGNYRKDRTGDREEEKIIIPVRDFLKDCRKALIPVIFSCDSFLEGDFIFRGRMKPHSLRGTDGTKPLSDLEPQENDIILEKRRFSAFFKTDLDQTLRTMNIDTVAVAGVNTHFCVLATAFDAICNDFYTIILDDLSAAHKKKIHENFMDAYRNSAIYPIFKVMRSAEFLETAMAGRV; this is encoded by the coding sequence TTGAAACCTGCGGTGATCATTGTTGATATGCTGGAAGGCAACTACAGGAAAGATCGGACGGGAGATCGTGAGGAAGAAAAGATCATAATTCCGGTAAGGGATTTCCTTAAAGACTGCCGAAAAGCTTTGATCCCGGTCATTTTTTCCTGTGACAGTTTTCTTGAGGGTGATTTCATATTCCGCGGGAGAATGAAGCCTCACAGTCTGAGAGGAACGGACGGAACCAAACCTCTTTCCGATCTTGAGCCGCAAGAAAACGACATTATCCTCGAAAAGAGAAGGTTCAGCGCATTTTTTAAAACGGACCTAGACCAGACGTTGAGGACGATGAATATTGACACAGTGGCAGTTGCAGGAGTAAATACTCATTTCTGTGTTCTTGCGACTGCTTTCGATGCTATTTGCAATGATTTTTATACCATTATTCTAGATGATCTGAGTGCGGCGCACAAAAAGAAGATTCACGAAAATTTCATGGATGCCTATAGAAACTCTGCAATCTATCCGATCTTCAAAGTCATGCGTTCCGCCGAGTTTCTGGAAACTGCCATGGCCGGGCGGGTCTAA
- the hslV gene encoding ATP-dependent protease subunit HslV: MEATTVICVRHKGKVAIGGDGQVTMGDVVMKHTAKKVRKIYHEKCLAGFAGATADAFTLFERFEKKLEQYNGNITRASVEHAKDWRMDRMLRRLEALLIVADDKHTFVLSGTGDVIEPDDGVAAIGSGGAYAISAARALVKHTDLSAREIVEESMRIASGICIYTNDKAVVEEL; encoded by the coding sequence ATGGAAGCAACGACGGTTATATGCGTGCGACACAAGGGGAAAGTTGCCATCGGTGGCGACGGTCAGGTCACCATGGGTGATGTTGTCATGAAACACACGGCCAAGAAGGTGCGAAAGATTTATCATGAAAAATGTCTGGCCGGATTCGCGGGAGCCACTGCCGATGCATTCACCCTGTTTGAGAGATTTGAAAAGAAACTTGAGCAGTACAACGGAAATATCACCAGAGCATCTGTAGAACATGCAAAGGACTGGAGAATGGACCGGATGCTAAGGAGGCTTGAGGCGCTCCTTATAGTGGCGGACGACAAGCATACGTTCGTGCTGTCGGGGACAGGGGATGTAATTGAGCCTGATGATGGTGTGGCAGCCATAGGCTCAGGCGGAGCTTACGCTATTTCCGCCGCAAGGGCGCTTGTAAAGCATACCGATCTTTCGGCCAGGGAGATCGTGGAAGAATCAATGCGAATTGCCTCCGGGATTTGCATTTACACCAATGACAAAGCTGTAGTAGAGGAGCTGTAG